Proteins found in one Pyxidicoccus trucidator genomic segment:
- a CDS encoding transglutaminase domain-containing protein produces MTRPPRLMSLALVSLCALLAGAAPASKATPAKAEVSDAVKAPRPKGGEYFGLYLMDKKVGWLFTDLELLPGEPARVKVTNQLVFKAMVATRVSERMHREERFYEAKPGGRLLSFTVTQKGDGGDQTLEGTATPEGVRVVRKRPGRPDELLKQLPPAQERVEDADSVRVALQRKANVKGFSLDGMDLETYGMATTLEPSEQRVLNGVKVKLSRASTLSEKEKVPVTSYVTGRGEMVLVEFGQTMQARKETEAVAKRLDLVEVFGLTRVVLPRPLPESARAVPGSVTLVVQGLPEKFREETYRQKYKPLPDGRVEVTLSAAAPAQKARKPRPLADPDGGENLKATLIVESDAPAIRELAKKIVGEEKDAYVAAQKVNTWVATNLEKDYGASADRATDVLSQRRGDCTEHSLLSVALLRAAGIPARRVDGVIYMVNQDGVPALYWHEWVEAFVGEWTQLDPTFNQPVADATHFAFGEEGNAEITPLIGTLKVTDVK; encoded by the coding sequence ATGACCCGTCCGCCCCGACTGATGTCCCTGGCCCTCGTGTCCCTGTGCGCCCTGCTGGCGGGCGCTGCTCCCGCGTCCAAGGCAACCCCGGCGAAGGCCGAGGTGTCGGACGCGGTGAAGGCCCCCCGTCCCAAGGGGGGCGAGTACTTCGGCCTCTACCTCATGGACAAGAAGGTGGGCTGGCTCTTCACGGACCTGGAGCTGCTCCCCGGCGAGCCCGCGCGGGTGAAGGTCACCAACCAGCTCGTCTTCAAGGCCATGGTGGCCACGCGCGTGTCCGAGCGCATGCACCGCGAGGAGCGCTTCTACGAGGCGAAGCCCGGCGGACGCCTGCTGTCCTTCACGGTGACGCAGAAGGGCGACGGTGGAGACCAGACGCTGGAGGGCACCGCCACGCCCGAGGGCGTGCGCGTGGTGCGCAAGCGCCCGGGCCGCCCGGACGAGCTGCTGAAGCAGCTTCCCCCCGCTCAGGAGCGCGTGGAGGACGCGGACTCGGTGCGCGTGGCCCTGCAGCGCAAGGCCAACGTGAAGGGCTTCTCGCTGGACGGGATGGATTTGGAGACCTACGGCATGGCCACCACCCTGGAGCCCTCGGAGCAGCGGGTGCTGAACGGGGTGAAGGTGAAGCTGAGCCGGGCGAGCACGCTGTCGGAGAAGGAGAAGGTGCCGGTGACGTCCTACGTCACCGGGCGCGGGGAGATGGTGCTGGTGGAGTTCGGCCAGACGATGCAGGCGCGCAAGGAGACGGAGGCCGTCGCGAAGCGGCTGGACCTGGTGGAGGTCTTCGGCCTCACCCGCGTGGTGCTTCCCAGGCCGCTGCCCGAGTCCGCGCGCGCGGTGCCCGGCAGCGTCACCCTGGTGGTGCAGGGGCTGCCGGAGAAGTTCCGCGAGGAGACGTACCGGCAGAAGTACAAGCCGCTCCCCGACGGGCGGGTGGAGGTGACGCTGTCAGCGGCGGCGCCCGCGCAGAAGGCCCGCAAGCCCCGGCCGCTGGCGGACCCGGACGGGGGGGAGAACCTCAAGGCCACCCTCATCGTGGAGAGCGATGCCCCGGCCATCCGCGAGCTGGCGAAGAAGATTGTCGGTGAAGAGAAGGACGCCTACGTCGCGGCGCAGAAGGTGAACACCTGGGTGGCCACGAATCTGGAGAAGGACTACGGCGCCAGCGCGGACCGGGCCACGGACGTGCTGAGCCAGCGGCGCGGGGACTGCACGGAGCACTCGCTGCTGTCGGTGGCGCTGCTGCGCGCGGCGGGCATTCCCGCGCGGCGCGTGGACGGCGTCATCTACATGGTGAACCAGGACGGAGTGCCCGCCCTCTACTGGCACGAGTGGGTGGAGGCCTTCGTGGGCGAGTGGACCCAGCTGGACCCCACCTTCAACCAGCCGGTGGCGGACGCCACGCACTTCGCCTTCGGCGAGGAGGGGAACGCGGAAATCACCCCCCTCATCGGCACCCTGAAGGTGACGGACGTGAAGTGA
- a CDS encoding GNAT family N-acetyltransferase, with product MDIRPLVAKDKEPLAALIRKIETFSPQEVEVAIELVGIALTPGNTDYSVMVADRGGQLVGYVCYGPTPMTEDTYDLYWIASAPEVRGQGVGAALVSAMEGDIRRRNGRLIRVETSATEAYGPTRGFYASMKYGEEARIRDFYKVGDDLIILTKRM from the coding sequence ATGGATATCCGGCCACTCGTCGCAAAGGACAAGGAGCCCCTCGCCGCTCTGATTCGAAAGATCGAAACCTTCTCGCCGCAGGAGGTTGAGGTCGCCATCGAGCTGGTCGGCATCGCGCTCACGCCGGGCAACACGGACTACTCCGTCATGGTCGCGGACCGGGGCGGGCAGCTCGTGGGCTACGTCTGCTACGGCCCCACGCCGATGACGGAGGACACGTACGATTTGTACTGGATTGCCTCCGCGCCGGAGGTGCGGGGCCAGGGAGTGGGCGCCGCGCTGGTGTCCGCCATGGAGGGGGACATCCGCCGCCGCAACGGGCGCCTCATCCGCGTGGAGACGAGCGCCACGGAGGCCTACGGCCCCACCCGCGGCTTCTACGCCTCCATGAAGTACGGCGAGGAAGCGCGCATCCGCGACTTCTACAAGGTGGGGGACGACCTCATCATCCTCACCAAGCGGATGTAG
- a CDS encoding polysaccharide deacetylase family protein, with protein sequence MGTTTLGKALAPGQVIVSLNFDDCLSSQLQAASMLEARGMRGTFFINSARLGMSGRLTLDQVRALRDAGHEIGGHTLTHPRLTTLSADDQRKEICNDRVALLNAGFRVTSFAYPFGDKDSFTRQVVIDCNYNSARESGGLRSPGGSSSNPYGEPVPPADAYAIRTHGSVQNTTTLDTLKAWVLNAENSSGGWVPIVFHHICAPCDPPQQYSISPANLTAFLDWLAPRVSRGTTVALMDTVIGGTLKPPVSWPPVVAPSQLFQNPSLETDSNGDGTPDCWQRGGFGTNTFTWTRTSDAHNGSWAQQVRITSYSSGDRKLISLQDSGTCSPAATTGHRYRISAWYKSTTQVRFKAYYRDSAGVWDYWTQGPLLPAASSYTRAEWTTPGAPSAARRLSLGMALDRVGTLTVDEFMLTDVDAPTMLREDYRRTEEAEAEASVSP encoded by the coding sequence ATGGGAACCACAACTCTCGGCAAGGCGCTCGCGCCAGGCCAGGTCATCGTCTCGCTGAACTTCGATGACTGTCTTTCCAGTCAACTCCAGGCCGCGTCCATGCTCGAAGCACGAGGCATGCGCGGCACCTTCTTCATCAACAGCGCCAGGCTGGGCATGTCCGGCCGCCTCACGCTCGACCAGGTGCGCGCCCTCCGGGACGCCGGGCATGAGATTGGCGGCCACACGCTGACCCACCCGCGCCTCACCACGCTCTCCGCGGACGACCAGCGGAAGGAGATCTGCAATGACCGGGTGGCCCTGCTCAACGCCGGCTTCCGGGTGACGTCCTTCGCCTACCCGTTTGGCGACAAGGACTCCTTCACGCGGCAGGTCGTCATCGACTGCAACTACAACTCGGCCCGGGAGAGCGGCGGCCTGCGCTCGCCTGGTGGCAGCAGCAGCAACCCGTATGGCGAGCCCGTGCCTCCCGCGGACGCCTACGCGATTCGCACCCACGGCTCCGTGCAGAACACCACCACGCTCGACACCCTCAAGGCCTGGGTGCTCAACGCGGAGAACTCCAGCGGAGGATGGGTGCCCATCGTGTTCCACCACATCTGCGCCCCGTGCGACCCGCCCCAGCAGTACTCCATCTCCCCGGCCAACCTCACCGCGTTCCTGGACTGGCTGGCCCCCCGCGTCTCCCGAGGCACCACCGTCGCCCTGATGGACACGGTCATCGGAGGAACGCTGAAGCCTCCCGTCAGCTGGCCGCCGGTCGTGGCCCCGTCGCAGCTCTTCCAGAACCCATCGCTGGAGACGGACAGCAACGGCGACGGGACACCGGACTGCTGGCAGCGCGGCGGCTTCGGCACCAACACCTTCACGTGGACGCGGACCTCGGACGCCCACAACGGGAGCTGGGCGCAGCAGGTGCGCATCACCAGCTACTCCAGCGGCGACCGCAAGCTCATCAGCCTGCAGGACAGCGGCACGTGCTCCCCCGCGGCGACCACCGGCCACCGCTACCGCATCTCCGCCTGGTACAAGTCCACCACGCAGGTGCGGTTCAAGGCGTACTACCGCGACAGCGCGGGCGTCTGGGACTACTGGACCCAGGGCCCCCTGCTGCCGGCCGCCAGCAGCTACACCCGGGCCGAGTGGACGACGCCCGGAGCCCCCAGCGCGGCCCGCCGGCTCAGCCTGGGCATGGCGCTGGACCGGGTGGGCACCCTCACCGTGGACGAGTTCATGCTCACCGACGTCGACGCGCCGACCATGCTCCGAGAGGACTACCGGCGCACCGAGGAGGCGGAAGCCGAGGCCTCCGTCTCACCTTGA
- a CDS encoding HD domain-containing protein — MRIRDPIHGTIPVSDPEKAVIDSRHYQRLRYVRQLGFGDLAFPGATHTRHVHSLGAMHVASRVFGAVAARSSLPDDVRERFCAAVRLAVLCHDLGHMPLSHASERIAPKRSLLRLPSWLDSTAEGELATHEDYTAKILLDSSLTPIIERHFGSLGITPMASVALITGAKPPKDPGFTHQGVDWAPLLRAIVSGELDADRMDYLLRDSFYTGVNYGRYDMDWIISNLNPAMKDGRAYLALSRAAAFAFEDFLLSRYHMFVSVYLHHTSVNFDYMLRRYYEESPGEFEIPSDPEDFLLCDDAALWYTLRRSKNRWAERISRRQGFKLLAQFTERDTGYDLDVLRSALVSHNFEHYVVESMNVLSKYASGPGGKGPSLFIIDASTGRLTEVARYTPLYQRYSGAVRLSRLYVRPDQAEKAHELMGQLLGQTVQP, encoded by the coding sequence ATGCGCATCCGTGACCCCATCCACGGCACCATTCCGGTCAGCGACCCGGAGAAGGCCGTCATCGACAGCCGCCACTACCAGCGGCTTCGCTACGTGCGCCAGCTGGGCTTCGGGGACCTCGCCTTCCCGGGGGCGACGCACACCCGCCACGTCCACTCCCTGGGCGCCATGCATGTCGCCTCGCGCGTCTTCGGCGCGGTGGCCGCCCGCTCCTCGCTGCCCGACGACGTTCGGGAGCGCTTCTGCGCCGCGGTGCGGCTGGCGGTGCTCTGCCACGACCTGGGGCACATGCCGCTGTCCCACGCCTCCGAGCGGATTGCCCCGAAGCGCTCGCTGCTGCGCCTGCCCTCCTGGCTGGACTCCACGGCGGAGGGCGAGCTGGCCACCCACGAGGACTACACCGCGAAAATCCTCCTCGACAGCTCGCTGACGCCCATCATCGAGCGGCACTTCGGCTCGCTGGGCATCACCCCCATGGCGTCCGTGGCGCTGATTACCGGCGCGAAGCCGCCCAAGGACCCGGGCTTCACCCACCAGGGCGTGGACTGGGCGCCGCTGTTGCGCGCGATTGTCTCCGGCGAGTTGGACGCGGACCGGATGGACTACCTGCTGCGGGACTCGTTCTACACGGGGGTGAACTACGGCCGGTACGACATGGACTGGATCATCAGCAACCTCAACCCGGCGATGAAGGACGGGCGGGCGTACCTCGCGCTGAGCCGGGCGGCGGCCTTCGCCTTCGAGGACTTCCTCCTCAGCCGGTACCACATGTTCGTGTCGGTGTACCTGCACCACACGTCGGTGAACTTCGACTACATGCTGCGGCGCTACTACGAGGAGTCGCCCGGCGAGTTCGAGATTCCGTCGGACCCGGAGGACTTCCTCCTCTGTGACGACGCGGCGCTCTGGTACACGCTGCGCCGCTCGAAGAACCGGTGGGCCGAGCGCATCAGCCGGCGGCAGGGCTTCAAGCTGCTGGCCCAGTTCACCGAGCGCGACACGGGGTACGACCTGGACGTGCTGAGAAGCGCACTGGTTTCTCACAACTTCGAGCACTACGTCGTCGAGTCCATGAACGTCCTCAGCAAGTACGCCTCCGGTCCGGGGGGCAAGGGGCCGAGCCTGTTCATCATCGACGCTTCCACCGGGCGGCTGACGGAAGTGGCGCGCTACACCCCCCTGTACCAGCGCTACAGTGGCGCGGTGCGTCTCAGCCGGCTGTACGTACGGCCGGACCAGGCAGAGAAGGCACACGAGCTGATGGGCCAGCTCCTTGGCCAGACGGTGCAACCATGA
- a CDS encoding MBL fold metallo-hydrolase has translation MSERLPGLGLGLDSSHIPPEPRASSVAVLYRRAATGVEVYWVKRGKALAFAGGFYAFPGGKLDAADADVPMRGATGEEAALRSAAARELFEEAGVLVAEGAEALAPGRVTELRKALLAGERGWGDLLKAEGLALRADDFRAAGRWVTPPSLPVRFDTRFYLVEMPAHARAEWWPGELAEGSWVTPADALARWGDGTALLHPPALHAFQVLGAFTDEADARARMTTPPYCPGYVAQRIEFQQGVRVIALETPTLPPATHTNAYVLGNGELLVVDPGSSDVKQYAKLLSLLAGLKSEGLRPVAVVLTHHHGDHVGGARAVKERLGVPLWCHARTADRLDFPVERLLEDGEVLELAGDVPQRWRVLHTPGHAQGHVCLVDEKSRAAVVGDMVAGVGSIVIDPPEGNMRDYLAQLARLRDWPVTTLYPAHGPPLPEGPAKLQEYLNHRALRESLILQAVPPEGVTLAQVVATAYADTPPLLHPVAERSALATLEKLMEEGRVREESLQYFRV, from the coding sequence ATGAGTGAGCGTCTCCCCGGTCTGGGCCTCGGCCTGGACTCAAGTCACATCCCCCCCGAGCCCCGAGCGTCCTCGGTGGCCGTCCTGTACCGGCGCGCGGCCACGGGCGTGGAGGTGTACTGGGTGAAGCGTGGCAAGGCGCTCGCCTTCGCGGGCGGCTTCTACGCCTTCCCCGGGGGGAAGCTGGACGCGGCGGACGCCGACGTCCCGATGCGGGGAGCGACGGGGGAGGAGGCGGCGCTGCGCTCGGCGGCCGCGCGCGAGCTGTTCGAGGAGGCCGGAGTTCTGGTGGCGGAGGGCGCGGAGGCGCTCGCGCCCGGGCGGGTGACGGAGCTGCGCAAGGCGCTGCTGGCGGGGGAGCGGGGCTGGGGAGACCTCCTGAAGGCGGAGGGGCTCGCGCTGCGGGCCGACGACTTCCGGGCGGCGGGCCGCTGGGTGACGCCGCCGTCCTTGCCGGTGCGCTTCGACACGCGCTTCTACCTGGTGGAGATGCCGGCGCACGCGCGGGCCGAGTGGTGGCCCGGGGAGCTGGCGGAGGGCTCCTGGGTGACGCCGGCCGACGCGCTAGCGCGGTGGGGAGACGGCACGGCGCTGCTGCACCCGCCCGCGCTGCATGCCTTCCAGGTGCTGGGCGCCTTCACGGACGAGGCGGACGCGCGGGCGCGGATGACGACGCCGCCGTACTGCCCGGGCTACGTGGCCCAGCGCATCGAGTTCCAGCAGGGCGTGCGCGTCATCGCGCTGGAGACCCCCACGCTGCCGCCGGCCACGCACACGAATGCGTACGTGCTGGGCAATGGCGAGCTGCTGGTGGTGGACCCGGGCTCCTCGGACGTGAAGCAGTACGCGAAGCTCCTGTCGCTGCTGGCGGGGCTGAAGTCGGAGGGCCTCCGGCCGGTGGCGGTGGTGCTCACCCACCACCATGGGGACCACGTCGGCGGGGCGCGCGCGGTGAAGGAGCGGCTGGGCGTGCCGCTGTGGTGCCATGCGCGCACCGCGGACCGGCTGGACTTCCCGGTGGAGCGGCTGCTGGAGGACGGTGAGGTGCTGGAATTGGCCGGCGACGTGCCGCAGCGCTGGCGCGTGTTGCACACGCCGGGACATGCGCAGGGCCACGTGTGTCTGGTGGACGAGAAGAGCCGCGCGGCGGTGGTGGGCGACATGGTGGCGGGCGTGGGCTCCATCGTCATCGACCCGCCCGAGGGCAACATGCGCGACTACCTCGCGCAGTTGGCGCGGCTGCGGGACTGGCCCGTCACCACGTTGTACCCGGCGCACGGCCCGCCGCTGCCGGAGGGGCCCGCGAAGCTGCAGGAGTACCTGAACCACCGCGCCCTGCGCGAGTCGCTCATCCTCCAGGCGGTGCCGCCGGAGGGCGTCACGCTGGCGCAGGTGGTGGCCACGGCCTACGCGGACACGCCGCCGCTGCTGCACCCGGTGGCCGAGCGCAGCGCGCTGGCCACGCTGGAGAAGCTGATGGAGGAAGGGCGCGTGCGCGAGGAGTCGCTGCAGTACTTCCGCGTGTAG
- a CDS encoding thioredoxin domain-containing protein: MAAHPPPSGPTNRLGQEPSPYLRQHAHNPVDWFPWGEEALARAKAEGKPILLSVGYSACHWCHVMAHESFESPETARLMNDGFINIKVDREERPDLDQLYQGVVQLMGQGGGWPLTVFLTPDLKPFYGGTYFPPEDRYGRPGFPRLLASLHDAWVNKQSEVQHQSRLFEEGLGELAAYGLDAAPGALSAEDVVALGRGMAQQVDPVHGGFGGAPKFPNPMNLSLMLRAWRRGGGAPLKDGVFRTLERMALGGIYDQLGGGFHRYSVDERWLVPHFEKMLYDNAQLLHLYAEAQQVEPRPLWRKVVEETVEYVRREMTDAGGAFYAAQDADSEGEEGKFFVWRPEEIQAALPPARAELVLRHFRVTPPGNFEHGTTVLEVAVPAAELARERGLPVEEVARELAAARQALFTVREQRVKPGRDDKLLSGWNGLMIRGLALAARVFERPEWARQAAAAADFVLGRMWDGARLARSYQEGQARIDGFLEDYGNLASGLTALYQATFEVKYLEAAEALARRAVELFWDAEKAAYLTAPRGQKDLVVATYGLFDNAFPSGASTLTEAQVELAALTGEKRHLELPEKYVGRMREGLVKNAMGYGYLGLAADSLLDGAAGVTFSGTREAVAPLLAAANRVYSPTFAFGWREPGTAVPPLLKEVFEGREPVGGRAAAYLCRGFVCERPLTDAEALARRLVAAPGGA, translated from the coding sequence ATGGCCGCCCACCCTCCGCCTTCCGGCCCCACCAACCGCCTGGGCCAGGAGCCCTCGCCGTACCTGCGGCAGCACGCCCACAACCCCGTGGACTGGTTCCCCTGGGGCGAGGAGGCGCTCGCGCGGGCGAAGGCCGAGGGCAAGCCCATCCTGCTGTCGGTGGGCTACTCCGCGTGTCACTGGTGTCACGTCATGGCGCACGAGTCGTTCGAGTCGCCCGAGACGGCCCGGCTGATGAACGACGGGTTCATCAACATCAAGGTGGACCGCGAGGAGCGCCCGGACCTGGACCAGCTCTACCAGGGCGTGGTGCAGCTCATGGGGCAGGGTGGAGGCTGGCCGCTCACGGTGTTCCTCACGCCGGACCTGAAGCCCTTCTATGGAGGCACCTACTTCCCGCCGGAGGACAGGTACGGACGGCCCGGCTTCCCCCGGCTGCTGGCCTCGCTGCACGACGCGTGGGTGAACAAGCAGTCGGAGGTCCAGCACCAGTCCAGGCTCTTCGAGGAAGGCCTGGGCGAGCTGGCCGCATACGGCCTGGATGCCGCGCCCGGAGCCCTGTCCGCCGAGGACGTGGTGGCCCTGGGCCGGGGCATGGCGCAGCAGGTGGACCCGGTGCACGGTGGCTTCGGCGGCGCGCCCAAGTTCCCCAACCCGATGAACCTCTCGCTGATGCTGCGCGCGTGGCGTCGCGGCGGCGGGGCGCCCTTGAAGGACGGGGTGTTCCGCACGCTGGAGCGCATGGCGCTGGGCGGTATCTACGACCAGCTCGGCGGAGGCTTCCACCGGTACTCCGTGGATGAGCGGTGGTTGGTGCCGCACTTCGAGAAGATGCTCTACGACAACGCGCAGCTCCTGCACCTGTACGCGGAGGCGCAGCAGGTGGAGCCCCGGCCGCTGTGGCGCAAGGTGGTGGAAGAGACGGTGGAGTACGTCCGGCGCGAGATGACCGACGCGGGCGGCGCCTTCTACGCGGCACAGGACGCGGACAGCGAGGGCGAGGAGGGGAAGTTCTTCGTCTGGCGCCCCGAGGAAATCCAGGCGGCGCTTCCCCCGGCGCGCGCGGAGCTGGTGCTGCGTCACTTCCGCGTCACGCCGCCCGGCAACTTCGAGCACGGCACGACGGTGCTGGAGGTGGCGGTGCCGGCGGCGGAGCTGGCGCGCGAGCGCGGGCTTCCGGTGGAGGAGGTGGCGCGGGAGCTGGCCGCCGCCCGGCAGGCCCTCTTCACGGTGCGCGAGCAGCGGGTGAAGCCGGGGCGGGACGACAAGCTCCTCTCGGGGTGGAACGGGCTGATGATTCGAGGGCTGGCGCTCGCCGCGCGCGTCTTCGAGCGTCCGGAGTGGGCGAGGCAGGCGGCCGCCGCGGCGGACTTCGTGCTCGGGAGGATGTGGGACGGGGCGCGGCTGGCGCGCTCGTACCAGGAGGGGCAGGCGCGCATCGACGGCTTCCTGGAGGACTATGGGAATCTGGCCTCGGGGCTGACGGCGCTCTACCAGGCCACCTTCGAGGTGAAATACCTGGAGGCGGCGGAGGCCCTGGCCCGGCGCGCGGTGGAGCTGTTCTGGGACGCGGAGAAGGCGGCGTATCTCACCGCGCCTCGGGGGCAGAAGGACCTGGTGGTGGCGACGTATGGCCTCTTCGACAACGCCTTCCCCTCGGGCGCCTCCACGCTGACGGAGGCCCAGGTGGAGCTGGCTGCTCTCACCGGAGAGAAGCGACACCTGGAGCTGCCGGAGAAGTACGTGGGGCGGATGCGCGAGGGGCTGGTGAAGAACGCCATGGGCTACGGCTACCTGGGGCTCGCGGCGGACTCATTGCTGGACGGTGCGGCCGGCGTCACCTTCTCCGGCACGCGTGAGGCGGTGGCGCCGCTGCTGGCCGCCGCGAACCGCGTGTACTCGCCCACCTTCGCCTTTGGTTGGAGGGAGCCGGGGACAGCGGTGCCGCCGCTGCTGAAGGAAGTCTTCGAGGGCCGCGAGCCGGTGGGTGGCAGGGCCGCGGCTTACCTGTGCCGCGGCTTCGTCTGCGAGCGGCCCCTCACCGACGCGGAGGCCCTGGCCCGGCGGTTGGTGGCGGCGCCGGGCGGAGCTTGA
- a CDS encoding D-alanine--D-alanine ligase family protein, whose translation MHIILLHNRDHDLLEDDPGREAREDVVRVASALAEALTRGDTLAEPLAIEGDRLDFVDTLRRRQPDLVVNLCESLAADSRGEMAVPCLLDALGLAYTGSSALSLGLALHKPKAKEVMSARGVPTPAFRVVQRLEDALAVDLPWPLIVKPAREDASVGVTGDSVVHERSALVRACDAVLRNFHQPALVEQFIPGREIYVPLLGNQPRQPLPLTEIHFGRTFEERPNIVSYTAKWEPESAEYQDTTSGPCQVDATLEARCVQVALEAFAALDCQDYGRVDLRVSPEGVPYVIDINPNCDLHPSAGFAKAAKAAGMDYPTLAARIVEVALERAHGYPATRRKGQGAPRRSDSKDRNLLAAGG comes from the coding sequence ATGCACATCATCCTGTTGCACAACCGCGACCACGACCTCCTCGAGGACGACCCCGGACGGGAGGCCCGCGAGGATGTCGTGCGCGTCGCTTCGGCGCTGGCCGAGGCCCTTACCCGGGGTGACACCCTGGCCGAGCCGCTCGCCATCGAAGGCGACCGGCTGGACTTCGTGGACACGCTGCGTCGGCGCCAGCCGGACCTCGTCGTCAACCTCTGCGAGTCCCTCGCCGCCGACAGCCGCGGGGAGATGGCCGTCCCCTGCCTCCTGGACGCGCTCGGGCTGGCCTACACCGGCTCGTCCGCCCTCTCGCTCGGGCTGGCCCTGCACAAGCCGAAGGCAAAAGAGGTGATGAGCGCGCGCGGCGTGCCCACCCCCGCCTTCCGGGTGGTGCAGCGCCTGGAGGACGCGCTCGCCGTGGACCTGCCCTGGCCCCTCATCGTCAAGCCCGCGCGCGAGGACGCCAGCGTGGGCGTGACGGGCGACTCCGTCGTGCACGAGCGCTCGGCGCTGGTGCGCGCCTGTGACGCGGTGCTCCGCAACTTCCACCAGCCGGCCCTCGTGGAGCAGTTCATTCCCGGGCGGGAAATCTATGTCCCGCTGCTGGGCAACCAGCCGCGCCAGCCGCTGCCGCTGACGGAGATTCACTTCGGCCGTACCTTCGAGGAGCGGCCCAACATCGTCTCCTACACGGCGAAGTGGGAGCCGGAGTCGGCCGAGTACCAGGATACGACCAGCGGCCCGTGCCAGGTGGATGCAACACTGGAAGCCCGCTGCGTGCAGGTTGCGCTAGAAGCCTTTGCAGCACTGGACTGTCAGGACTATGGACGGGTCGATCTCCGGGTGTCCCCGGAGGGCGTGCCGTACGTCATCGACATCAACCCCAACTGTGACCTCCATCCGAGCGCAGGGTTCGCCAAGGCCGCCAAGGCCGCGGGCATGGACTACCCGACCCTGGCCGCCCGTATCGTGGAGGTCGCTCTCGAGAGAGCACATGGATATCCGGCCACTCGTCGCAAAGGACAAGGAGCCCCTCGCCGCTCTGATTCGAAAGATCGAAACCTTCTCGCCGCAGGAGGTTGA
- a CDS encoding ArnT family glycosyltransferase encodes MKACLALLGVAMVARLALSLGTDVYFDTAYYWQWARHLAWGYYDHPPMVAWLIAALGLRGTALLCGAGTVAAVWGLARDVYGNREVAWRAAALWSVVPAGVVAGVWATPDSPLLLFWTLALWALWRERWVWAGLACGLALLSKYPAVLLGLVFLATAARARRLPWGAWLTGALALLCFVPVVLWNARHEWVGFLFQLRHGFGGRGGWASFGQYLAGQLALGGPVLFPVALVYAVRGPREQFLLRMAAAVPLLFFGYAAARTPGEANWPAAAYVAACVGVAGMRPVWQRAVAVSGLAVVLAVGSHVFFPVLRVEQRDTVLWRTHGWSVLRELATPERLFPGLEARNVAAIYAPDYQLASQVAYYAGAVTHTGPPARFSQYDLWPPPALTPGQEVLWVMEEGGPGPPDELTDRFTAMSDAVELVSGYQGRPLHRFWVWRLWGLKH; translated from the coding sequence ATGAAGGCATGCCTCGCCCTGCTTGGCGTGGCGATGGTGGCCAGGCTCGCCCTGTCCCTGGGCACGGACGTCTACTTCGACACGGCGTACTACTGGCAATGGGCCCGGCACCTCGCGTGGGGCTACTACGACCATCCCCCCATGGTGGCGTGGCTCATCGCCGCGCTGGGCCTTCGGGGCACGGCCCTGCTGTGTGGCGCGGGCACGGTGGCCGCGGTGTGGGGCCTGGCGCGCGACGTGTATGGCAACCGCGAGGTGGCCTGGCGCGCGGCGGCGCTGTGGAGCGTGGTGCCGGCCGGCGTGGTGGCCGGGGTGTGGGCCACGCCCGACTCGCCGCTGCTGCTCTTCTGGACGCTGGCGCTGTGGGCGCTGTGGCGCGAGCGCTGGGTCTGGGCGGGGCTGGCCTGCGGGCTGGCGCTGCTGTCGAAGTATCCGGCGGTGCTGCTGGGGCTGGTCTTCCTCGCTACGGCGGCGCGGGCGCGGAGGCTGCCCTGGGGGGCCTGGCTCACCGGAGCGCTGGCCCTGCTGTGCTTCGTCCCGGTGGTGCTGTGGAACGCACGGCACGAGTGGGTGGGCTTCCTCTTCCAGCTCCGCCACGGCTTCGGCGGGCGCGGCGGCTGGGCCAGCTTCGGCCAGTACCTCGCGGGGCAGCTCGCGCTCGGCGGGCCGGTGCTGTTCCCCGTCGCCCTGGTGTACGCGGTGCGAGGGCCCCGCGAGCAGTTCCTGCTGCGCATGGCGGCGGCGGTGCCGCTGCTCTTCTTCGGTTACGCGGCGGCGCGCACGCCGGGCGAGGCCAACTGGCCGGCGGCGGCCTACGTGGCCGCGTGCGTGGGCGTGGCCGGCATGCGCCCGGTGTGGCAGCGGGCCGTCGCGGTCTCGGGACTGGCGGTGGTGCTGGCGGTGGGCTCGCATGTGTTCTTCCCGGTGCTGCGCGTCGAGCAGCGCGACACGGTGCTCTGGCGCACGCATGGCTGGAGCGTGCTGCGCGAGCTGGCCACGCCTGAGCGACTGTTCCCCGGCCTGGAAGCACGCAACGTGGCCGCCATCTACGCGCCCGACTACCAGCTCGCCTCGCAGGTGGCCTACTACGCGGGCGCCGTCACGCACACGGGCCCGCCGGCGAGGTTCAGCCAGTACGACCTGTGGCCGCCGCCCGCGCTCACGCCCGGGCAGGAGGTGCTGTGGGTGATGGAGGAGGGAGGCCCGGGACCGCCCGACGAGCTGACGGACCGCTTCACCGCCATGAGCGACGCGGTGGAGCTGGTCAGCGGCTACCAGGGGCGCCCGCTGCATCGGTTCTGGGTGTGGCGGTTGTGGGGCCTGAAGCATTGA